One stretch of Schizosaccharomyces pombe strain 972h- genome assembly, chromosome: III DNA includes these proteins:
- a CDS encoding lectin family glycoprotein receptor yields MFFSVKNVFLLGIFGFVLGALAETSHLERLSLEAPYINHGMRNLWWEYGGSTVIDRKNGIFLTQDVQNQQGWISTRLPTPSSSFEVLFQFRINSESTSLFGDGLAFFLAAERAKPGPVFGFTDKFNGYGIFIDTYNNHRPGTLFPRVIVMKGDGHTPYDYENDGKANEIASCSALNVRGNDYNLGKLKYDKNAKKLRFEIAYQGSSSFIKCFDLNEVELPLTTFMSFSAHTGDLSESHEIASILSRTITDIDDEGTPEIPAEELKGTTYGQKKGSFKKRLIILLLSLIVIFSIFALRSYQVQQEKNRRTTVL; encoded by the coding sequence ATGTTTTTCTCAGTAAAGAATGTTTTCCTTTTGGGAATCTTTGGGTTTGTTCTTGGTGCATTGGCAGAAACCAGTCACTTGGAGCGTCTGTCTTTGGAAGCTCCTTACATCAACCATGGTATGAGAAACTTATGGTGGGAATATGGTGGTAGCACTGTTATTGATAGAAAGAACGGTATTTTCTTGACCCAGGACGTCCAAAACCAACAGGGATGGATTTCCACCCGTTTACCAACACCGTCTAGCAGCTTTGAAgtcctttttcaatttcgtaTTAACAGTGAATCAACCTCCCTTTTTGGAGATGGTCTTGCGTTTTTTTTAGCTGCTGAGCGCGCCAAACCTGGACCGGTTTTTGGATTTACGGACAAGTTTAATGGTTATGGCATTTTTATTGATACGTACAACAACCATCGTCCGGGAACTTTATTCCCTCGTGTAATTGTGATGAAGGGGGATGGACATACTCCTTATGATTATGAAAACGATGGCAAAGCCAATGAGATTGCAAGCTGTTCTGCTTTGAACGTTCGCGGAAATGACTATAATTTGGGTAAACTAAAATATGACAAAAATGCCAAAAAGCTACGTTTTGAAATTGCTTATCAAGGTTCTTCTAgctttattaaatgttttgATCTTAATGAAGTCGAATTACCTCTTACCACCTTTATGAGTTTCAGCGCTCATACTGGTGATTTAAGTGAATCCCATGAAATTGCCAGTATTTTGAGCCGTACAATTACCGATATTGACGATGAGGGAACTCCGGAAATTCCTGCTGAGGAATTGAAAGGTACTACTTATGGACAGAAGAAGGGTTCCTTCAAAAAGCGTCTCATTATTTTGCTCCTCTCACTTATTGTCATCTTTTCCATCTTTGCCCTTCGCTCTTATCAGGTTCAACAAGAGAAGAACCGTCGTACGACCGTactttaa
- the asr1 gene encoding ubiquitin-protein ligase E3 Asr1 has product MNAEEDPKPADSDSSEECIICLSNLPNCPLDQWDSSSVPASISSTLDGLRIAKIPCGHYFHNHCLESWCRVANTCPLCRTEFLKVDVLEFVKGPWYRAYPVEEKTQSVANAGEPFEDEGSETCRCVICGRSDHAEVLLLCDGCDDAYHTYCLNMDAVPIEEFYCPNCVLLNYQENETLSSRISLSRRGQTRRRRVGAAARASRVSQQQQRAWTRAWNAIRNRAWDALNSDLSYYGMQQERLPARDVSSELLRRRIESARLRSNQLNEPVEQPRVVQTPVTNASEQQAWNDFDEILHANSSVHSVATEATISNPRPSSGRFQQTPIEEHHQQDTRFVNDPNSTSHDRRQKRPTRRHIPCSNKSSGSSTVLGNNSSSKSENSFLASLISNINQPSTSRIDTSFMLSLQHEIKNSHSEASDGTSDVHLTPLFSNLSPRPSHVPLSPREISNDNLDDHLIELSEPGEIVDNHLVNDTSMHQRRTSGRHDLVHSSKKVSYETKYRIERLVNAALKPYYREAKISKDQFALFNKNICRSVYTALSDGTLSLEGPQQHKISKTIREKVVNCIQSLSND; this is encoded by the coding sequence ATGAACGCTGAAGAAGATCCAAAGCCGGCAGATTCTGATAGCTCTGAAGAGTGTATCATCTGTCTTAGTAATTTACCAAATTGTCCCTTAGATCAATGGGATTCCAGTAGTGTTCCCGCTTCGATTTCGTCGACCTTGGATGGTCTTCGAATTGCGAAAATTCCTTGTGGACATTATTTTCACAACCACTGCTTGGAATCATGGTGCAGAGTTGCAAATACATGTCCTCTATGTAGAACGGAGTTTCTTAAAGTTGACGTACTTGAATTCGTGAAGGGACCCTGGTATCGTGCATACCCTGTGGAGGAGAAAACCCAAAGCGTTGCCAATGCTGGCGAGCCGTTTGAAGACGAAGGTTCCGAAACCTGTCGCTGTGTCATATGTGGCCGCTCTGATCATGCTGAGGTGCTTTTGTTGTGCGATGGGTGTGATGATGCATATCATACATATTGCTTAAACATGGATGCAGTACCTATAGAAGAGTTCTATTGCCCTAATTGTGTATTGTTAAACTatcaagaaaatgaaacacTCTCTTCACgtatttctctttctcGAAGAGGCCAGACAAGACGCAGAAGGGTAGGAGCAGCTGCTCGTGCCTCGCGAGTTTCTCAACAACAGCAGCGTGCATGGACACGTGCTTGGAATGCCATTAGAAATCGAGCTTGGGATGCATTGAATTCAGATCTCTCATATTATGGTATGCAACAAGAACGACTGCCTGCTCGTGACGTCTCGTCTGAACTTTTGCGACGTCGTATTGAGAGTGCACGTCTACGTTCCAACCAGCTCAATGAGCCAGTTGAGCAGCCACGAGTAGTGCAGACACCAGTAACGAATGCTTCTGAGCAGCAAGCATGGAatgattttgatgaaattcTACATGCGAATTCATCGGTCCACTCCGTTGCCACTGAGGCTACCATTAGTAACCCACGACCTTCGTCGGGTCGATTTCAGCAAACGCCTATAGAAGAACATCATCAACAAGATACTCGATTTGTGAATGACCCAAATTCCACGAGTCACGACAGGAGGCAAAAGCGACCTACTCGTCGGCACATTCCTTGTTCTAATAAATCCTCAGGATCTTCTACAGTATTAGGCAATAATTCATCATCTAAATCAGAGAATTCTTTTCTCGCTAGTTTAATTAGCAACATCAACCAGCCAAGCACCTCACGAATAGATACTTCCTTTATGTTAAGTTTACAACATGAGATTAAGAATTCTCACTCTGAAGCTTCGGATGGAACTTCAGACGTTCACTTGACTCCTCTTTTCTCAAATCTCTCTCCTCGACCATCTCACGTACCGCTATCACCTAGGGAAATCAGTAATGATAATTTGGATGACCATTTGATTGAACTTTCGGAACCAGGAGAAATTGTGGATAATCATTTAGTTAATGATACGAGTATGCATCAACGACGCACTTCGGGCCGACATGATTTGGTGCATTCCAGCAAAAAAGTCTCTTATGAAACGAAGTATCGAATAGAACGGCTAGTTAACGCAGCTCTGAAGCCTTATTATCgagaagcaaaaatatCTAAAGATCAATTTGCTCTATTCAATAAGAATATCTGTCGATCTGTATACACTGCGTTATCGGATGGTACTCTGTCGCTTGAAGGACCTCAGCAACATAAAATAAGCAAGACAATACGGGAAAAGGTTGTTAACTGTATACAGTCTCTTTCAAATGACTGA